The nucleotide window GCCGCCAGTTGAGATTATCTCAATCTTCAGCTCACTTAGCCGGCGAGCAAACTCCACCAGGCCGGTTTTGTCCGAAACGCTGATCAAAGCTCTTTTGATTTTAAATGTTCCTTTTTCTTCCATTCGCTTAAACCTCTTTAGTGATTTTTAGTTGATTAATCTTTTTAAAGCCTCCTCATATTTTTCTTTGGTCTTGAAAATTACCTCTTCCGGCAGTTCAGGTGCCGGCGGTTTTTTATCCCATTTTATCCTCTCTAAGTAATCCCGCACGAACTGCTTGTCAAAACTGTTCTGTGACCTGCCCGGAGAATAGGTCTGCTTGGGCCAGAAACGGGATGAATCCGGAGACAGAATCTCATCGATCAGAATCACTTTGTCATCTGAAAAGCCGAATTCAAATTTGGTATCCGCAATTATCATCCCTTTCCTTTCAGCATAATCAGAGCACTTCTGATAAATGGCCAGGCTTTTCTCTTTGAGATACTCGGATAAGCTTGGACCGAACTCCTTTTTCATCTGCTCAAAGCTGATGTTCAGATCATGCCCGCTCTCGGCTTTAGTAGCCGGAGTGAAAATCGGAAAGGTAAGCTTGTCTGATTCCCTGAGATTATCCGGAAAAAGATAACCTAAGATCTCAACTCTACCGTTCTCGGACAGTTCCTTCTTCT belongs to Candidatus Zixiibacteriota bacterium and includes:
- a CDS encoding phosphoribosylaminoimidazolesuccinocarboxamide synthase, with translation MEKALTETKIKEFPLYAKGKVRDVYDLKDKLLIIATDRISAFDVVLPNGIPGKGKVLTKMSLFWFELVKDLIDNHLIAFKVDDYPPELQKYRDILEDRSMLVKKAKRIDVECVVRGYISGSLWKEYKEKKELSENGRVEILGYLFPDNLRESDKLTFPIFTPATKAESGHDLNISFEQMKKEFGPSLSEYLKEKSLAIYQKCSDYAERKGMIIADTKFEFGFSDDKVILIDEILSPDSSRFWPKQTYSPGRSQNSFDKQFVRDYLERIKWDKKPPAPELPEEVIFKTKEKYEEALKRLIN